In one window of uncultured Fretibacterium sp. DNA:
- a CDS encoding TRAP transporter permease — translation MSDAMDKNGALNSGSAPGNGEALLDKMESPKRHLTGWSNILICGLALTASLFHLYTAAFGQLAAMYQRSWHWLFMGVLLFLRYPMFRSRPKERIDIWDWAFAALMAVGCLNIIINWEAIAMREGAAVTSDVVLGIIMTLLVLEGVRRSMGWPLPIMAIIAIVYALYGRYFPGMLAHRGFTLDELAPFLYLRTDGIFGVPLGVSASFIFLFVLFGAFLNTSGAGQFFIDLAVALTGRSQGGAGKAAVVASALMGTVSGSSVANAVTTGAFTIPLMKQGGYRAEFAGAVVASASTGGQVMPPVMGAAAFIMAQFLGISYWDIVVAAAIPALLYFISIIAMVHFRAGKMHMKRLDSSSLPRIGAIMKRGWFLLLPILTLIVFLAYGYSPTLAVFYSILLLIVVSWFGKPEQRMTPRRILATLIEGGLSAIEVAAACACSGIMIGVIGITGVGLSFSSYVLSLSGGILPMALFLTMVGSIVLGMGVPTTAQYIITSTLAAPALAQMGVPMMSAHLFCLYFGVLADVTPPVALATYAAAGIARAKALKTGFTALLVAIAGFIVPYMFVYNPYLLLQGDVLQIILGCVTALLGVIGLASAVQGFLIDDLNIVERLLLLSIPFLILYPSLVANCVGVGFLVAVYLKQKAWKGRREARVP, via the coding sequence ATGAGCGATGCGATGGACAAGAACGGCGCTCTCAATTCGGGGTCAGCTCCTGGCAATGGAGAGGCCCTGCTGGACAAAATGGAAAGTCCCAAACGGCACCTGACGGGTTGGAGCAACATTCTGATCTGCGGTCTGGCCCTCACGGCCTCCCTCTTTCACCTCTATACGGCCGCCTTCGGGCAGCTGGCCGCCATGTATCAGCGTTCCTGGCACTGGCTCTTCATGGGGGTGCTCCTCTTTCTTCGGTACCCCATGTTCCGAAGCAGGCCGAAGGAGAGAATCGATATCTGGGATTGGGCTTTTGCAGCCCTCATGGCTGTGGGCTGTCTGAACATCATCATCAACTGGGAGGCCATCGCGATGCGCGAGGGGGCGGCTGTTACGTCCGACGTCGTCCTCGGTATTATCATGACGCTCCTGGTGCTGGAGGGCGTGAGGCGTTCAATGGGCTGGCCCTTGCCCATCATGGCTATCATCGCCATCGTCTACGCCCTGTACGGCCGCTATTTCCCCGGGATGCTGGCTCACAGGGGTTTTACTTTGGATGAACTTGCTCCGTTCCTCTACCTCCGGACGGACGGCATCTTTGGGGTACCGCTCGGTGTCTCGGCCTCCTTCATCTTCCTGTTCGTTCTCTTCGGCGCGTTTTTGAACACCTCGGGGGCCGGGCAGTTCTTCATCGACCTGGCCGTGGCACTAACAGGACGCAGCCAAGGCGGAGCGGGCAAGGCGGCCGTCGTCGCCAGCGCACTCATGGGCACAGTATCAGGAAGCTCCGTGGCCAACGCGGTAACGACGGGGGCCTTCACCATCCCTCTGATGAAGCAGGGCGGCTACAGGGCGGAATTCGCCGGGGCCGTCGTTGCGTCGGCCTCTACAGGGGGCCAGGTCATGCCTCCCGTCATGGGTGCGGCGGCCTTCATCATGGCACAGTTCCTGGGGATATCCTATTGGGATATCGTCGTCGCTGCAGCTATCCCCGCGCTGCTCTACTTCATCTCCATCATCGCCATGGTGCATTTCCGGGCCGGCAAGATGCACATGAAACGGCTGGACAGCAGTTCCCTTCCCAGGATAGGGGCGATTATGAAGAGGGGCTGGTTTCTGCTTCTTCCCATCCTTACGCTGATCGTGTTCCTGGCCTATGGTTATTCTCCCACTTTGGCGGTGTTCTATTCCATCCTTCTGCTGATCGTGGTCTCCTGGTTCGGAAAACCGGAACAGCGTATGACGCCGAGGCGCATTCTGGCAACCTTGATCGAGGGAGGGCTCAGCGCCATCGAGGTTGCGGCGGCCTGTGCCTGCTCGGGCATCATGATTGGTGTCATCGGCATCACAGGCGTAGGGCTCTCCTTCTCATCCTATGTCCTCAGCCTGTCGGGCGGAATCCTGCCGATGGCGCTTTTCCTGACGATGGTCGGATCCATCGTGCTGGGGATGGGAGTTCCGACTACGGCGCAGTATATCATCACGTCGACCCTGGCAGCCCCGGCCCTGGCTCAGATGGGGGTGCCCATGATGTCGGCACATTTGTTCTGCCTTTACTTCGGGGTCCTGGCGGACGTTACGCCTCCCGTAGCCCTGGCGACCTACGCCGCGGCCGGAATAGCACGCGCCAAGGCCCTCAAAACGGGATTCACGGCCTTGCTCGTCGCAATTGCAGGGTTCATCGTTCCCTATATGTTCGTCTACAACCCCTATCTCCTCCTCCAGGGCGACGTGCTCCAGATTATTCTCGGGTGTGTGACTGCGCTGTTGGGAGTCATTGGATTAGCCTCGGCGGTGCAGGGCTTCCTGATCGACGATCTCAATATTGTGGAACGTCTCCTGCTCCTGTCGATTCCGTTCCTGATCCTATACCCTTCCCTCGTCGCCAACTGCGTCGGGGTGGGATTCCTTGTGGCTGTATATCTGAAACAAAAAGCCTGGAAGGGGCGAAGAGAGGCGCGAGTGCCGTAG